From a region of the Deinococcus metallilatus genome:
- a CDS encoding IS1 family transposase produces MHSPYPGARLESYLWRADDEPLLGVKRLTRRGETHHVERLNCTLRQRLGRLVRKSLSFSKSDEMLEASLTLAFHRYNSSR; encoded by the coding sequence ATTCACTCACCCTACCCAGGTGCAAGACTTGAGTCCTACCTCTGGCGTGCCGACGACGAACCGTTGTTGGGCGTCAAACGCCTGACCCGCCGAGGGGAAACCCACCATGTCGAGCGGCTGAACTGCACCCTTCGACAACGCCTGGGTCGGCTGGTCCGCAAATCCCTCTCGTTCTCCAAATCCGACGAGATGCTCGAAGCCTCGCTGACCCTCGCCTTCCACCGCTACAACTCGTCACGTTAG
- a CDS encoding ABC transporter substrate-binding protein, whose protein sequence is MKRLFILTALSLGSVRAAPQPVTLALDWVPNVNHVGVYVALAKGWYEQAGVNLRVLPYGSTSPDILVAAGRADVGVSSAEGVTSAAASGQPVVSIAAIYTTNTAAFAVLTKSGIRRPRDLDGKVYAAFGAPYETPIIKRLITADGGRGNFRSPVLNTFGLDALLAGKADFMWIFEGVEGVEARRKGLALRSFPLTKYGVPDSYTPVFTANRNRLGPDRVKLQGFLRATARGYEFARRHPAEAADLMLRAAPKNTFPDPGVLREGVRYFVDRGAYARPGHPWGEQTLKMWTDYPRFLVQSGAVRQPSGQPVRGLNYAALFTNTLLPR, encoded by the coding sequence ATGAAACGACTGTTCATCCTGACGGCCCTCAGCCTCGGTTCTGTCCGTGCCGCCCCCCAGCCCGTCACGCTGGCCCTCGACTGGGTGCCGAACGTCAATCACGTGGGCGTGTACGTCGCCCTGGCAAAGGGCTGGTACGAACAGGCGGGTGTGAACTTGCGGGTGCTGCCCTACGGCTCCACCTCTCCGGACATCCTCGTCGCGGCGGGGCGCGCGGACGTGGGGGTTTCCAGCGCCGAGGGGGTGACGTCTGCCGCCGCGAGCGGGCAGCCGGTCGTGAGCATCGCGGCGATCTACACGACCAACACCGCCGCCTTCGCGGTGCTGACGAAGTCCGGCATCCGGCGCCCCCGCGACCTGGATGGAAAGGTGTACGCGGCGTTCGGGGCGCCCTACGAGACGCCGATCATCAAGCGGCTGATCACGGCGGACGGCGGGCGGGGTAACTTCAGGAGCCCGGTGCTGAACACCTTTGGGCTCGACGCATTGCTGGCGGGCAAGGCGGACTTCATGTGGATCTTCGAGGGCGTGGAGGGGGTGGAGGCGCGGCGCAAGGGCCTCGCGCTGCGCAGCTTCCCGCTGACGAAGTACGGCGTGCCCGATTCCTACACGCCGGTCTTCACCGCGAACCGCAACCGGCTGGGGCCGGACCGCGTGAAGCTCCAGGGCTTCCTGCGGGCGACGGCCCGTGGGTACGAGTTCGCCCGACGGCATCCGGCAGAGGCGGCCGACCTCATGCTCCGGGCGGCGCCGAAGAACACCTTCCCCGATCCGGGAGTGTTGCGCGAGGGGGTGCGGTATTTCGTGGACCGGGGGGCGTACGCCCGGCCGGGCCACCCCTGGGGCGAGCAGACCCTGAAGATGTGGACGGACTACCCGAGGTTCCTGGTGCAGTCGGGGGCCGTCAGACAGCCGAGTGGGCAGCCGGTGAGGGGCTTGAACTACGCTGCGCTCTTCACCAACACCCTGCTGCCCAGGTGA
- a CDS encoding alpha/beta hydrolase, with amino-acid sequence MTAAKHDLGENDVLITDVLKNIGETVVDSVSHKLHPMIEAYAQMFAHGARTPVLRRPSDIGLEYEEVFFPSLDGIPLEAWLIPADSDRLLIVNHPMTCNRYGFPGHLPPWNTMFGGFEVNFLPELKHLHDAGYNILTYDLRNHGQSGQANGGISGLGLLECRDVVGSVRYARSRQDLASMTTGLYSRCMGGNSTVIALAKWPEEFTHIQALVLLNVVSGKTFIVRGAQNLHLDPEKEAHKLDERLRELTGFRLDEETPLPYAPQVKVPTLMAQLRRDFLIEGEKDGQAIFDALGAQEKELLWIEESNQRFYAYNYFGQHPERLVGWFNQHMGGAAQLHRSKESLAEPV; translated from the coding sequence ATGACCGCCGCTAAACACGACCTGGGCGAAAACGACGTTCTCATCACCGACGTTTTGAAGAACATCGGTGAAACGGTGGTGGACTCGGTTTCGCACAAGCTTCATCCCATGATCGAGGCCTACGCGCAGATGTTCGCGCACGGCGCGCGCACGCCTGTCTTGAGGCGCCCCAGCGACATCGGACTGGAGTATGAAGAGGTCTTCTTCCCGTCTCTTGACGGCATTCCCCTCGAAGCGTGGCTCATTCCCGCCGATTCCGACCGGCTGCTGATTGTCAACCACCCGATGACTTGCAACCGCTACGGCTTCCCGGGCCACCTGCCCCCCTGGAACACGATGTTCGGCGGCTTCGAGGTGAACTTCCTGCCGGAACTCAAACATCTGCACGACGCCGGGTACAACATTCTGACCTACGACCTGCGGAACCACGGGCAGAGCGGCCAGGCGAACGGCGGGATCAGCGGTCTCGGGCTGCTGGAGTGCCGTGATGTCGTCGGCTCGGTCCGGTACGCGAGGAGCCGCCAGGACCTGGCGTCGATGACGACGGGACTCTATAGCCGGTGCATGGGCGGCAACTCCACCGTGATCGCTCTGGCGAAGTGGCCCGAGGAGTTCACCCACATTCAGGCCCTGGTCCTGCTCAATGTCGTGTCCGGCAAAACCTTTATCGTGCGTGGCGCGCAGAACCTGCACCTCGATCCCGAGAAGGAAGCCCACAAGCTGGACGAGCGCCTCCGCGAGCTGACGGGCTTCCGTCTCGATGAGGAGACCCCGTTGCCGTATGCGCCGCAAGTCAAGGTTCCGACGCTGATGGCGCAGCTTCGTCGGGACTTCCTCATCGAGGGCGAGAAAGACGGCCAGGCTATTTTCGATGCCCTGGGCGCGCAGGAGAAGGAGCTGCTGTGGATTGAGGAATCCAACCAGCGGTTCTACGCTTACAACTATTTCGGACAGCATCCCGAGCGCCTAGTGGGTTGGTTCAACCAACATATGGGGGGCGCGGCGCAGTTGCACCGCTCGAAGGAGTCGCTGGCTGAACCGGTTTAG